In one Candidatus Microthrix subdominans genomic region, the following are encoded:
- a CDS encoding SDR family oxidoreductase, with translation MSTLLFTGFPGFLGVQLLPRVLSRLPNSTVTCLIQSNFADLATRQLEELVEANPDLAGRIDLVTGDITVPGLGLDDPTALAAGVTEVWHLAAVYDLSVPRDVAMRVNVEGTRNVLDFAERADSLQRFHYVSTCYVSGRYAGAFGEDDLDVGQQFNNYYEETKFLAEVEVQTRRDQGMPTTIYRPSVVVGDSTTGQTQKYDGPYYALQLLLRQGRWAVMPTVGDPTLHRFNIVPSDFVIEAIATLSATDRSSGRVYNLADPRPLTVAELYATMADAVGCRMIPVPLPAGLARFAIDHVPGVHSLLRIPSSTIAYLNHPTYYLTANQADLDDTGVACPPVESYMPTLVEFMRRNPDISAAAMQ, from the coding sequence ATGTCCACTCTTCTGTTCACTGGCTTCCCCGGCTTCCTGGGCGTGCAATTGCTGCCGAGAGTGCTCTCCCGTTTGCCGAACTCAACAGTGACGTGTCTCATCCAGTCGAACTTCGCAGATCTCGCCACACGGCAGCTGGAGGAACTGGTCGAGGCAAACCCAGACCTGGCCGGTCGGATTGATCTGGTCACAGGTGACATCACCGTCCCGGGGCTCGGCCTCGACGACCCGACGGCACTGGCAGCCGGCGTGACCGAAGTGTGGCACTTGGCTGCTGTCTACGACCTCAGCGTGCCTCGCGATGTGGCCATGAGAGTGAATGTCGAGGGCACCCGCAACGTCTTGGACTTCGCCGAGCGAGCAGATTCCTTACAGCGGTTCCATTACGTCAGCACGTGCTACGTCAGCGGCCGCTATGCCGGCGCGTTTGGCGAGGACGACCTCGACGTTGGGCAGCAGTTCAACAACTACTACGAAGAAACCAAGTTCCTGGCCGAGGTGGAGGTGCAAACCCGACGAGACCAGGGCATGCCCACCACGATTTACCGCCCCTCTGTGGTGGTCGGTGACAGCACCACCGGGCAGACCCAGAAGTACGACGGTCCTTACTACGCGCTTCAATTGCTTTTGCGACAGGGTCGTTGGGCGGTGATGCCCACCGTCGGGGACCCCACCCTGCACCGTTTCAACATCGTGCCGAGCGACTTTGTCATCGAAGCCATCGCCACCTTGTCGGCTACGGATCGCTCGTCTGGGCGTGTCTACAATTTGGCCGATCCTCGACCTCTCACCGTGGCCGAGCTCTACGCCACTATGGCCGACGCCGTCGGGTGCCGAATGATCCCGGTTCCGCTGCCGGCCGGTCTGGCCCGGTTCGCGATCGACCACGTGCCCGGGGTGCACAGCCTGCTGCGCATTCCTTCCAGCACCATCGCCTACCTCAACCACCCCACCTACTACCTCACTGCCAACCAGGCCGACCTCGACGACACCGGGGTGGCCTGTCCCCCGGTTGAGTCCTACATGCCGACGCTCGTCGAGTTCATGCGGCGCAATCCGGACATCTCAGCGGCAGCGATGCAATAG
- a CDS encoding ATP-binding protein, whose amino-acid sequence MILRDRARERLSAALGRSPVVVLTGPRQAGKTTLARQVVTSPASNFFDLEDPRDDARLGDPTLTLPALEGTIVIDEAQRREDLFPILRVLVDADRRNGRFLVLGSASPDLVGLTSESLAGRVSLLELPGLHVTDVGADRLDELWTRGGLPPSFTADDDEASAMWREDYVRTFLERDLANLGVRIPATTMRRFWTMVAHYHGQTWNGAELARSLAVSEPTVRRYLDALTDALVIRQLQPWHANVGKRQVRSPKVYVRDSGLLHRLLGLDDRDAVLSHPKLGASWEGFVIEQLLTRAAMKDAWFWGTHAGAEIDLVFQHGSEWIGVEIKRSDAPRMTASIRNAIDDLNLSRVIVVHAGSTRYPITSRVEAVGAAEILSDGLSA is encoded by the coding sequence GTGATCTTGCGTGATCGAGCCCGAGAGCGGTTGAGCGCTGCATTGGGACGGTCTCCGGTGGTGGTGCTCACGGGCCCGCGCCAGGCCGGCAAGACGACGCTTGCTCGCCAAGTGGTTACCTCTCCAGCTTCGAACTTCTTTGATCTGGAGGACCCACGGGACGACGCGCGACTTGGTGACCCGACGCTGACGTTGCCGGCGCTCGAGGGCACAATCGTCATCGATGAGGCGCAACGACGCGAAGATCTGTTTCCGATCCTGAGGGTGCTTGTTGATGCTGATCGCCGGAACGGTCGATTCCTGGTTCTTGGGTCGGCTTCCCCCGATCTCGTCGGTTTGACGTCGGAGAGCCTCGCCGGCAGGGTCAGCCTGTTGGAGCTCCCCGGTCTGCACGTCACTGATGTTGGTGCCGACCGGCTTGATGAGCTGTGGACCCGTGGTGGCCTGCCTCCGTCGTTCACAGCCGACGACGACGAGGCTTCGGCTATGTGGCGTGAGGACTACGTTCGGACGTTCCTCGAGCGAGACCTCGCCAACCTCGGCGTGCGGATCCCGGCTACGACCATGCGTCGGTTCTGGACCATGGTCGCCCACTACCACGGCCAGACCTGGAATGGTGCCGAGCTGGCCCGCAGCCTCGCTGTTTCAGAGCCCACCGTCCGCCGCTATCTGGACGCGTTGACCGACGCGCTCGTCATCCGGCAGCTCCAACCGTGGCATGCCAATGTCGGCAAGCGTCAAGTGCGGTCGCCGAAGGTTTATGTCCGCGACAGTGGGCTCTTGCATCGTCTGCTCGGCCTCGATGACCGGGACGCGGTGTTGAGCCACCCCAAGCTTGGCGCGAGTTGGGAAGGGTTCGTGATCGAGCAACTGCTCACCCGTGCAGCCATGAAAGATGCGTGGTTCTGGGGAACTCACGCCGGCGCCGAAATCGATCTCGTCTTTCAACATGGGAGTGAGTGGATCGGCGTGGAGATCAAGCGCTCCGATGCACCCCGAATGACAGCTTCCATTCGAAACGCCATCGATGACCTCAACCTCAGCCGGGTGATCGTCGTCCACGCTGGTAGCACGCGGTACCCAATCACCAGCCGGGTCGAGGCCGTCGGCGCGGCCGAGATACTCAGTGACGGCCTCAGTGCCTGA